The window GTGAGGGAACGTGCTGCGAATCGGGCATGGATCGTCTGGTGATGTGTTGAGTGGATCGTATCGTGGCGAACGTCGCTCGAGTCGAGTCGGACGAGTTAGATCGGGTCGGTTCTCGGTTCACGGTTCACGTACCGGCTCGCCACAACGACGGGTCGGTACGGCGTGTGACGGTCGGGAACGGGACGACTAGCCGCCGTCAGCGAACGACGGCGGGAGAGGCGAACGGCGGGACGGGGAGGGGTGTCGGGACCGGATCCCGGTCGGAATCGGAATCCGATTCCGATCCCGGTTCCGAACCCGGATCCGAGGTCGGACCCACAGCCACGCTTACGCCCCGATCGACCACAGCTGCGTGAGCAGGAACCAGTTCAACGCGTACGCGACGACGAACACCCCCAGGAAGAACAGACAGAGCACGAAGGTGCCACGCATCTCGTAGGCGTGAACCGGGTCCTCCGGATCGGTCGCCATCTCGAGGCCGCCGTCGGCCACGAGGTCGCCGTTTCCACCGGGCTCGATCCGGTCGCCGAACAGCAGCGAGCCGACGGCAAGCAGGACGAACAGCGCGCCGCCGGTGATCGCCAGCAGCGCGAAGACGCCGAAGACGTTGAACAGCGGCGCGGCCTCAATGAGGCTGAAGTCGGTCCGCGGGATGTTCCGGACGACTTCCGCGGTCCGGCGGGGGATCCCGTAGAGGATGCCGAGGTACATCATCATCAGCGCGGTGACCGCCATCGCGCTGCAGTAGAGGTACGGCTGGAACGAGGCCAGTTTCGAGGAGACGAACTCCCGCATGAACATCGTCCTGATGACGAAGTAGACGACGCCCATGAACGTGACCGTCGTCCCGAGCACGACCGTGCTGTGGAAGTGGCCGACCGTCGCGAACGTGTTGTGCCAGCTCATGTTGAGCTGGAGCTGCCCCATCATCACGCCGGTGATGCCCCCGAGGAACCCGAACAGGATGATCGCGAAGATCGACGTCGAGAACATCGGGTTCTTCCAGGGCGCGGACGTGAGCCAGCCGAAGAGGCCGCCGCCCTTACCCCGCTTGCGGCGACCCGCCTCGAGGCCGGCGGGGATCGTGAAGGCGTGCACGAGGCTGGCGAAGGTCGCCCCGTAGAACGCGTAGGAGGTGTTCCAGACGCGCCAGCCGACCGAGAGCCCGGGGTCGACCATCAGGTGGTGGGCCGCGCCCAGGTTGATGAAGAACAGATAGAGGATAAACGCCGTCCGGGAGACCTTCTCGCTGACGACCTCGGCCCCGGCGAGGACGTGGGTGAAGAGGTACCAGACGGTGATCATGGCTACGAGGTTGATCTGCTGGGTGCCGTGGCCGATGATCCAGAACCACTGGCGGTAGACGCCGGCGTCGAACCACTCCGCGAGACCGAAGTTGTAGGCCAGCGCGCCCGCGAAGGCGACGAGACCGCCGACCAGCGCCTCGACGGCGATGATCCCGGTGACGAACGCGCCGAACGTGACCAGCGGCAGCGTGCCGCCGTTCTCGCGTTTCTCGTACCAGATCGTCAGGAAGAACGGCAGCGCCGCGACGACGATCCCGACGATGTAGACGATCGCACCGGCGTAGAACAGCGGGTTGACCTCGAGGGGAACGTACGCGGTCAGCAGCGGCGCGTTGTCGGCGACCGGGTTCCCGGAGGCCGTCCAGATGGCGTAGTAGATCGTCAGGACGCCGGCCATCATGACGACGTACCCGACCTTCGCCAGGGACGGTAGCGGCAGTTTGCGCCCGAGCACCATCGGGCCGCCGACGTAGAGGATCGCGACCTCCATGAACACGATCCAGAACAGGAGCATGCTCCAGGCGTGCATGCTCAGGTGCTTGTAGTAGTCACCCGGCTCGAGGAAGCCGATGAGCTCCCACCGGGTGGTGGCGACGGTGGTCGCGAAGATACCGCCGATCAGCAGGAAGACGACCGCAGTCACCCCGAACAGTTTGACGTGGTTCTCGACGGACCGGTGGATGTCGAAGCCGGTCACCGAACACGTGCGGAACCCGTCGTCGTCGTACTCGTTGTCGAACCAGCCGAAGACGTCGAGCGCGTGCGTCATTGTGAACCCTCCTCGACGATGATCGTTCCGTGCATGCCGCGGTGGCCCTCGCCACAGAACTCGTTACAGAGCACGTGGTAGGTCCCGGGTTCGTCGAATTCCATGGGGACGATCCACTCTTCGCCGGGCATCACGTGCAGGTTGATCTGCTGGCTCAAGGCGTGTTCCGGGCGGATCGAGAAGCCGTGCTGGACGTCGTACGAACTCAGGTGGAAGTCGTACTCCTTGCCGGTCTCGAGGACGACCGGGAGCCCGTCCCAGTCGAAGCGCTGGCCGACGACGAAGACGTCGTCGCCGTCGGGGACGTACGCGCCGTCCTCGCGCTCCTCGGCGGCGTCTTTGAAGGCGTCGACTTTCTCCCGGAGTTCGTCCTCGGTGACGCGGTAGGTCTCGCCGATCGGGTTCTGGTCGCCGATCCGGGTGAACGCGCTCATCCACCCGAACAGTACTAGCGCCCAGCCGACGCCGAGCCCCAGCCAGATCGATTCACGTCTGTTGACGGGTTGGTCCCACCAGTTTCCTTTCGGCGGTTTGATCGGTGACGTCATCCTGAATCACCCCGATGGAATCGTCAGTAGATCCAGCATCCCCCAACCGGAGTACGACAGCGCGAAAAACAGCAGCGCTGCCGCGGCGAGAAGCCAGATTCGATTGTACAACCGTTGCATGAACGGTATCTCCTCTCCGTTGTCTGTGGTCGTCATAGCTCGCTCCAGGCGGAACTCGGTATCCAACCCCCCTATTCATTCTCCCGTACATATTCGATAGATCAGGTAGCAGTAGTTATTGGATCATCTACTATATTTATTGAACCAATATATTTCCGTGAAGAATTAGATGGACAGCGATGCGACGAGCGGTTGTCCGATCCCTGCCACGTCGGACCGATCGCCGGTCCCAACAGGCCTCGCGACCTCGAGTCGGGCTGCGACAGCCCGCGTCTACCGGTTCACCACTTCTCGAGCAGCGTTCGGACGTCGTCGACGACGTCCGCCGGCGTGGGCACGTCACCGGTGTAGGCGCGTTCGACGTGGCCGCCCTCGTTGACGACCAGCACCAGGTTGGTGTGCATGAACGCCATCCCGTCCGCGTCGTCCGTTTCCGCGAACGTGACCCCGAACGTGTCGTCGACGACGTCCGTGGCCGCTGCCGGCGTCTCCGGGCGCAGCGTGTACCAGTTTCCGGCGTCGTCGTCGACGCCGTGGTCCTCCTCGTACGCCGCCAGCACTTCCGGCGTGTCGTGTTCCGGGTCGAACGTGACCGGACACAGGGTTACGTCGTCCGCGTACCCCTCCTCGAGCGAGTCCGCCTGGACGTGCACGAGGTTCGCCATCAGGCCGGGACAGGCCGACGAGCACCGCGTGAACAGGAACGTGTACAGCGAGTGGCGCTCCCCGACGAAGTCGGTCGTGGTGACCTCCCGGTCGGCCAGCGGCGCGGGGATCGTCACCTCGGGCACCTCGTCGCCGTAGGTCGGGTGGGGAAGTTCCGCGGCGACGTCCTCGTCGTAGCCCTCCGGCGGCGACAGGACGACGTCGTCCCGGTCGGCAGCCCGGAGATCGGTACAGCCGGCGGTCGCCGCGACTGCGAGGGTTCCTCCGGTCCCGGTCGCTTTGAGGAACGACCGCCTGTCGAGGGCCGGCGTCGAAGGGACGTCGTCGGAGGCCATGGTCTCGAGCGAGAATCGACGCTTCTGTCGCTAATACCCTCCCCCGAGTTCCCGCTAGACAGGAAGGAACCGGAACGCGTTCGGGTCGGGGTTGACGTGTGTGACTCGAGTCGTGACCGTGATCGGTGCTCGAGCGCGCCGGGACACGCCGGCGGGCACACGCGAAGAAAACGTTGGGTCCGGCGAGACAGGTCGTATGCCCGCCGCGTCTCGCGCGTGCGTGGCTGCCCTTGTCGGGGGTTATGAACCTCGAGGCGAACCGCTTCGCCACCCATCCCAGTGAGTGAGTATGGACGCGAATTGTTCCGCATCGGTTCTCAGCGGGTGGGGGTCGTGTTCCGATACCAAGTGTTCACTGTAGTGATCGTCGCCTGTAGCGACCCGTACGACCGATCCGCGTTCGGAACCGACAGCCATGTCAGAGAGCGAACATCCATCAGACGACGCGAAGACGACGGCGGAACGAATCGAGCGAATCAAGAAAGCCTACGCGATGCGGGTAGACGACGCCGAGGAGATGGGGATCGACGAGCAGTTGGATTTCCCGGACTGGATCGACCTCGACCTACCGGAGCGGCGTCGGTTCCTGGCCGGAACCGCTGCGGCCGGGACGGCGGCCGTCGCCGGCTGTATGGGGGACGAGGAGCCGGCCGACGGGACCGAGACCGACGACGGCGAGGACTCCGAAGGTGGGTCCGGAGGTGACGAAGACGCCGAACTCCATGAGTTCGAGATGCGGGCCTACCAGTGGGGCTTCGAACCCCAGGAGATCCAGGTTCCCGAAGGAGCGAAGGTCAAGATCGACTTCGTCGAATCGACGTTCGAGGAGAACCCCGATTTCAACCTCCACGACTGGCACCTCCTCGAGCCCTACGACGAACACGTCGGTCTGGAGGAGGACACCGATCCGGACTCGGTCAGCCAGTCGGTCGAGTTCATCGCCGACGAACCCGGTCGTCACCTCTACGAGTGTACGCTGTACTGCGGTTCGGGGCACGCCCAGATGGAGGGGGAACTCTTCGTCGGCGACGAGGCCGCCGAGTTCGACTACCGAAAGATCGAGGACGTCGAGACGACCCACGAGATCCTCAACGAGGAGAGCGAACTGCCCCAGGAGCCGCAGTTGGTCGACGACCTGACGGACATGTTCGCGGTCGTCGAGCGGGGGAACGCCTCCGTGTCCTACGTCGACATGGAGAACCACGAGAAACTCGGTCGGATCGAGGACGTCGGCCACGCGATCCACGTGACCGAGTTCCACCGCGACATCCCCGAGAACGAACGCGAGGGCGCATACATGTACACGATGGCCCGCGACGGCTATCTGTACAAGCTCGACCTTTTCGGGCTCAACCGCGTCGCACGCGTCCGGGTCGGGACCGACGCCCGCGACCTCTCGCTCAACCGCACCAACGACTACCTCATCGCGGGGCTGTACAACCCCGGACAGCTGTTCGTCGTCGACGCGGAGACGATGGAGCCGCTCAAGCAGATCACTACCCAGGGGATCGACCTCGACGGCCAGTTCGTCGAGAGTCGGGTCTGTGCGCTGTACGACGCGCCCCACTATGGGGTCTGGGTCGCCGCGCTCAAGGAACTCGGCCAGGTGTGGCTGATCGACTACACCCAGGACGACTTCCCCGTCGTCGAACAGATCGACTGCGCCCGGACCCTGCACGACGGCTTCTTCACCAAGGACGGCCGCTACTTCATGCTGGCCTCCCAGACCGACAACGTCATGTCGATCATCGACCTCGAGGAGCAGGAACTTGTGAAGAACCTCGAGGTCGGCGCAGTGCCGCACCCGGGGCCGGGCGCGCTCGACGCCGAGCGCCACCGCGCGTTCACGACCCACATCGGCGACGACGTCGTCGCTGCCTGGGACACCGATACCTGGGAACTCGAGAAGCTGATCGACGTCCCCGGCGGCGGCCTGTTCCTGCGCGACCACCCGGACTGCGACTACATCTGGTGTGACGTCGCGCTGCGGGACGACCCCGAACTCGATCAGCTGGTGTACGCGATCGACCGCGAGACCCTCGAAGTCGCGTTCGAGGTGGAGACCGGAAGCGACCACGCCATCCACCCGATCTTCTCCAACGACGGCCAGGAGGTGTTCGTCAGCCACTGGGCCGAGGGGGAGATTCACGTCTACGACAGCCACACCGGCGAACACATCGAGGAGGTCGAAGGCGACTTCACCGACTGTACGGGTAAGTTCCCGATGCGACGCGCCAAGAAGTTCGCCATGGACTGGGACGCCTGACGCCGAGAGCTGAACGATCGACTCGCACCGCACCACACCCTCACTTACCCTCCATCTCAGCCACCGTCTTCCCATGACCCGATCCGAATCCGGACCCACCGCGACCGCCGAACCCGACTCGAGCGTACCGCCCGACGACCTGGCGTTCGTCAAACTGATGCGCGACACGGGCGTCGCCGCGATCGACGTCCGTCGTGGCGACCACGTCGCGACCGTCGGCGACGGGCGCCACCCGCACGGGCTGGCGGTCGCCCCGAACGGCGAGCGGGTGTACGTCGCGTTCGCGGGCTCGAGCACGGTCGAAGCCGTCGACCTCGGCTCGCTGTCGACGGTCGAGCGAACCGACGCCGTCGGGACCGCGCCGATCGGGATCGAAGCCTCCCGCGACGGGCGCTACCTGTTCGTCACCGGGTACGGCGAACTGCCCGACGGCGACGGCCCGGGGCTGACGGTCCTCCGGACGCTCGAGTCGGCCGACGGGGAAGCTACCGCACTCGAGCCCGTCGCCACCCGCGAGATCGGGAAGTGCGCCGGCGCCGTCGTCGATCGATCTGGGGACCTCTGGGTGGCGCTGAAAGCCGACGATGCGGTGGTCCGGATGGACGCCGAACCCCCGTTCGAGGTTCGCGACCGGTTTTCCGTACCGGGGGATCCCCAGGACCTGGCGTACGCGCCGTCGGTGGGGCTACTGGGGGTGAACAACGTCGAGGACGGAAGCGTCTCGTTCCTCGACCTCGAGCAGCGGGAACTCGTCGGGACCGTCGACGCGCTGAACCCGCGAGGGGGCGTCGTCTCCGCCGCGCACGATCGCTGGTTCGTCGGAAACACCGAGGGCGACGGCGTGACGGTGATCGACGTGGCCGGTGAACCGACGCCGCTCGAGCGACCCTCGCTCGGCACGCCGACGGCGTTTCCCGACGTGACCCCCGACGGCGAGTACGCGGTCGTCGACGCCTACGAAGACGACCGCGTGACGTTCCTCGATGTCGAGACGCTCGAGCCCGTCGCACGGGTACGAACGGGTCCGGAACCCCGCCATCCGCGATTCGGCGCGGACGGCCGTCGCTGCTACGTCCCGAACGTGAGCGGGGATTCTTTTTCGGTGCTAGACACGAGACCACTCGT of the Halobiforma lacisalsi AJ5 genome contains:
- a CDS encoding cytochrome c oxidase subunit I — translated: MTHALDVFGWFDNEYDDDGFRTCSVTGFDIHRSVENHVKLFGVTAVVFLLIGGIFATTVATTRWELIGFLEPGDYYKHLSMHAWSMLLFWIVFMEVAILYVGGPMVLGRKLPLPSLAKVGYVVMMAGVLTIYYAIWTASGNPVADNAPLLTAYVPLEVNPLFYAGAIVYIVGIVVAALPFFLTIWYEKRENGGTLPLVTFGAFVTGIIAVEALVGGLVAFAGALAYNFGLAEWFDAGVYRQWFWIIGHGTQQINLVAMITVWYLFTHVLAGAEVVSEKVSRTAFILYLFFINLGAAHHLMVDPGLSVGWRVWNTSYAFYGATFASLVHAFTIPAGLEAGRRKRGKGGGLFGWLTSAPWKNPMFSTSIFAIILFGFLGGITGVMMGQLQLNMSWHNTFATVGHFHSTVVLGTTVTFMGVVYFVIRTMFMREFVSSKLASFQPYLYCSAMAVTALMMMYLGILYGIPRRTAEVVRNIPRTDFSLIEAAPLFNVFGVFALLAITGGALFVLLAVGSLLFGDRIEPGGNGDLVADGGLEMATDPEDPVHAYEMRGTFVLCLFFLGVFVVAYALNWFLLTQLWSIGA
- a CDS encoding SCO family protein; this encodes MASDDVPSTPALDRRSFLKATGTGGTLAVAATAGCTDLRAADRDDVVLSPPEGYDEDVAAELPHPTYGDEVPEVTIPAPLADREVTTTDFVGERHSLYTFLFTRCSSACPGLMANLVHVQADSLEEGYADDVTLCPVTFDPEHDTPEVLAAYEEDHGVDDDAGNWYTLRPETPAAATDVVDDTFGVTFAETDDADGMAFMHTNLVLVVNEGGHVERAYTGDVPTPADVVDDVRTLLEKW
- a CDS encoding beta-propeller fold lactonase family protein → MTRSESGPTATAEPDSSVPPDDLAFVKLMRDTGVAAIDVRRGDHVATVGDGRHPHGLAVAPNGERVYVAFAGSSTVEAVDLGSLSTVERTDAVGTAPIGIEASRDGRYLFVTGYGELPDGDGPGLTVLRTLESADGEATALEPVATREIGKCAGAVVDRSGDLWVALKADDAVVRMDAEPPFEVRDRFSVPGDPQDLAYAPSVGLLGVNNVEDGSVSFLDLEQRELVGTVDALNPRGGVVSAAHDRWFVGNTEGDGVTVIDVAGEPTPLERPSLGTPTAFPDVTPDGEYAVVDAYEDDRVTFLDVETLEPVARVRTGPEPRHPRFGADGRRCYVPNVSGDSFSVLDTRPLVRTTERPPTVEATIELPEDSAPSSCFLTEGATGFDFGDSP
- a CDS encoding cytochrome D1 domain-containing protein, translating into MSESEHPSDDAKTTAERIERIKKAYAMRVDDAEEMGIDEQLDFPDWIDLDLPERRRFLAGTAAAGTAAVAGCMGDEEPADGTETDDGEDSEGGSGGDEDAELHEFEMRAYQWGFEPQEIQVPEGAKVKIDFVESTFEENPDFNLHDWHLLEPYDEHVGLEEDTDPDSVSQSVEFIADEPGRHLYECTLYCGSGHAQMEGELFVGDEAAEFDYRKIEDVETTHEILNEESELPQEPQLVDDLTDMFAVVERGNASVSYVDMENHEKLGRIEDVGHAIHVTEFHRDIPENEREGAYMYTMARDGYLYKLDLFGLNRVARVRVGTDARDLSLNRTNDYLIAGLYNPGQLFVVDAETMEPLKQITTQGIDLDGQFVESRVCALYDAPHYGVWVAALKELGQVWLIDYTQDDFPVVEQIDCARTLHDGFFTKDGRYFMLASQTDNVMSIIDLEEQELVKNLEVGAVPHPGPGALDAERHRAFTTHIGDDVVAAWDTDTWELEKLIDVPGGGLFLRDHPDCDYIWCDVALRDDPELDQLVYAIDRETLEVAFEVETGSDHAIHPIFSNDGQEVFVSHWAEGEIHVYDSHTGEHIEEVEGDFTDCTGKFPMRRAKKFAMDWDA
- a CDS encoding cupredoxin domain-containing protein produces the protein MTSPIKPPKGNWWDQPVNRRESIWLGLGVGWALVLFGWMSAFTRIGDQNPIGETYRVTEDELREKVDAFKDAAEEREDGAYVPDGDDVFVVGQRFDWDGLPVVLETGKEYDFHLSSYDVQHGFSIRPEHALSQQINLHVMPGEEWIVPMEFDEPGTYHVLCNEFCGEGHRGMHGTIIVEEGSQ